A region from the Paraurantiacibacter namhicola genome encodes:
- the uvrA gene encoding excinuclease ABC subunit UvrA codes for MALTKISVRGAREHNLKGIDIDLPRDALIVITGLSGSGKSSLAFDTIYAEGQRRYVESLSAYARQFLEMMQKPDVEHIDGLSPAISIEQKTTSRNPRSTVATVTEIYDYMRLLWARVGIPYSPATGEPIEAQTVSNMVDRVMELPEGTRLYLLAPVVRGRKGEYRRELAEWQKAGFTRVRVDGEMYPIEEAPALDKKFKHDIEVVVDRLAVKKGLETRLADSFETALKLAEGLAYVDLADLDRVPAQAGTSLGGAPGLQEVPASAGTQDGGKMKGAGLPANRIVFSEKFACPVSGFTIEEIEPRLFSFNAPQGACSTCDGIGEKQLFDPQLVVPNEALTLKKGAVVPWAKSNPPSPYYMQVLGSLAKEYAFDLTTPWQELSQEHRDVILHGTKGKRVPLTFKDGRKQYTVNKPFEGVIGNLNRRMLQTESTWMREELAKFQTAQPCETCGGKRLNEKALAVKVAGTDIATPTQMSVAAAKDWFLALDAKLGDQQQQIAKAILKEINERLGFLDNVGLDYLELDRTSGTLSGGESQRIRLASQIGSGLSGVLYVLDEPSIGLHQRDNDRLLETLKRLRDLGNTVIVVEHDEDAIRQADHVVDLGPGAGVRGGEVVAQGTLKQVLRSKKSLTADYLTGRREIAVPAKRRKGNGHKLTVHGARANNLQDVTASIPLGTFTCITGVSGSGKSSFTIDTLYASAARTLNNARVVAGAHDKVTGLEYCDKVIEIDQSPIGRTPRSNPATYTGAFTQIRDWFAGLPEAQARGYKPGRFSFNVKGGRCEACQGDGLIKIEMHFLPDVYVTCEECGGKRYNRETLEVKFKGHSIADVLDMTIEDAEGFFKAVPPIRDKMHMLNEVGLGYVKVGQQATTLSGGEAQRVKLAKELSKRSTGQTLYILDEPTTGLHFEDVRKLLEVLHRLVDQGNSVVVIEHNLDVIKTADWILDLGPDGGVRGGEIVAEGTPEAVAGVSGSYTGRYLKPMLER; via the coding sequence ATGGCACTTACCAAAATCTCCGTCCGCGGGGCGCGCGAGCATAACCTCAAGGGTATCGATATCGATCTGCCGCGCGATGCGCTGATCGTCATCACCGGCCTTTCGGGCAGCGGCAAGTCCTCGCTCGCTTTCGACACGATCTATGCCGAGGGGCAGCGGCGCTATGTCGAGAGCCTGTCGGCCTATGCGCGCCAGTTCCTGGAGATGATGCAGAAGCCCGATGTCGAGCATATCGACGGGCTTTCTCCCGCCATCTCCATCGAGCAGAAGACCACCAGCCGCAATCCGCGCTCCACCGTGGCGACGGTGACCGAGATTTACGATTACATGCGCCTGCTGTGGGCGCGGGTGGGCATTCCCTATTCGCCCGCCACGGGGGAGCCGATCGAGGCGCAGACCGTGTCCAACATGGTCGACCGGGTGATGGAACTGCCCGAAGGCACGCGGCTCTACCTGCTCGCCCCGGTGGTGCGCGGGCGCAAGGGCGAATACCGGCGCGAGCTGGCCGAATGGCAGAAGGCGGGCTTCACCCGCGTGCGCGTGGACGGCGAGATGTATCCGATCGAGGAAGCCCCCGCGCTCGACAAGAAGTTCAAGCACGATATCGAGGTGGTGGTGGACCGGCTGGCGGTGAAGAAGGGGCTGGAAACACGCCTCGCCGACAGTTTCGAGACCGCGCTGAAGCTGGCCGAGGGGCTGGCCTATGTGGACCTGGCGGACCTTGACCGAGTCCCAGCGCAGGCTGGGACCTCCCTCGGAGGCGCGCCAGGCTTGCAGGAGGTCCCAGCCTCCGCTGGGACTCAGGACGGGGGCAAGATGAAGGGCGCAGGCCTGCCCGCCAACCGCATCGTCTTCTCCGAAAAATTCGCCTGTCCGGTGAGCGGCTTCACCATCGAGGAGATCGAGCCGCGCCTGTTCTCCTTCAACGCCCCCCAAGGTGCCTGCTCCACCTGCGATGGCATTGGCGAAAAGCAGCTGTTCGACCCGCAGCTGGTCGTCCCGAACGAGGCGCTGACGCTGAAGAAGGGCGCAGTCGTGCCCTGGGCGAAGAGCAACCCGCCGAGCCCCTATTACATGCAGGTGCTCGGCAGCCTGGCGAAGGAATACGCTTTCGACCTCACCACCCCTTGGCAGGAGCTGTCGCAGGAACACCGCGACGTGATCCTCCACGGCACGAAGGGTAAGCGCGTGCCGCTCACCTTCAAGGACGGGCGCAAGCAATATACGGTCAACAAGCCGTTCGAGGGCGTCATCGGCAACCTCAACCGCCGCATGCTGCAAACCGAAAGCACCTGGATGCGCGAGGAGCTTGCCAAGTTCCAGACCGCGCAGCCCTGCGAAACCTGCGGCGGCAAGCGCCTCAATGAAAAGGCGCTGGCGGTGAAGGTCGCCGGCACGGACATCGCCACGCCCACGCAGATGAGCGTCGCGGCGGCGAAGGACTGGTTCCTCGCGCTCGATGCCAAGCTGGGCGACCAGCAGCAGCAGATCGCCAAGGCCATCCTGAAGGAAATCAACGAGCGGCTGGGCTTCCTCGACAATGTCGGCCTCGACTACCTGGAGCTCGACCGCACCTCCGGCACGCTGAGCGGCGGGGAGAGCCAGCGCATCCGCCTCGCCAGCCAGATCGGCAGCGGGCTTTCCGGCGTGCTCTACGTGCTCGACGAGCCCAGCATCGGCCTCCACCAACGCGACAACGACCGGCTGCTGGAAACGCTGAAACGCCTGCGCGACCTCGGCAACACCGTGATCGTGGTGGAGCATGACGAGGATGCCATCCGCCAGGCGGACCATGTGGTCGACCTTGGGCCCGGCGCGGGCGTGCGCGGGGGCGAGGTGGTGGCGCAGGGCACGCTGAAACAGGTGCTGCGCAGCAAGAAGTCGCTCACCGCCGACTACCTCACCGGCCGCCGCGAGATCGCCGTCCCGGCCAAGCGCCGCAAGGGCAACGGGCACAAGCTCACCGTCCACGGCGCGCGGGCGAACAATCTGCAGGACGTGACCGCCAGCATCCCGCTTGGCACCTTCACCTGCATCACCGGCGTCTCCGGCTCGGGCAAGTCGAGCTTCACCATCGACACGCTCTACGCCTCCGCCGCGCGCACGCTCAACAACGCCCGCGTGGTGGCGGGCGCGCACGACAAGGTCACCGGCCTCGAATATTGCGACAAGGTGATCGAGATCGACCAGTCGCCCATCGGCCGCACGCCGCGCAGCAACCCCGCCACCTACACCGGCGCCTTCACCCAGATCCGCGACTGGTTCGCGGGCCTGCCCGAAGCTCAGGCGCGCGGTTACAAGCCCGGCCGCTTCAGCTTCAACGTCAAGGGCGGCCGCTGCGAGGCGTGCCAGGGCGACGGCCTGATCAAGATCGAGATGCACTTCCTGCCCGACGTCTACGTCACCTGCGAGGAATGCGGCGGCAAACGCTACAACCGCGAAACGCTGGAGGTGAAGTTCAAGGGCCACTCCATCGCCGACGTGCTGGACATGACGATCGAGGATGCGGAAGGCTTCTTCAAGGCCGTCCCCCCCATCCGCGACAAGATGCACATGCTGAACGAGGTTGGGCTCGGCTACGTGAAGGTCGGCCAGCAGGCCACCACGCTATCTGGCGGGGAGGCGCAGCGCGTGAAGCTCGCCAAGGAACTCAGCAAGCGCAGCACCGGCCAGACGCTGTATATCCTGGACGAGCCGACCACCGGCTTGCATTTCGAGGACGTGCGCAAGCTGCTCGAAGTGCTGCACCGGCTGGTGGACCAGGGGAACAGCGTGGTGGTGATCGAGCACAATCTGGATGTGATCAAGACGGCTGACTGGATCCTGGACCTTGGGCCGGATGGCGGTGTGCGGGGCGGGGAGATTGTTGCTGAGGGAACTCCGGAGGCGGTTGCCGGGGTGAGCGGGAGTTATACTGGGCGGTATCTCAAGCCGATGTTGGAGCGGTAG
- a CDS encoding response regulator, producing MNDIRVLCVDDLQGLAEDYAKLIKTKTGLNSIGVSNPDEALSLLDAHPIAIVVLDQRMPQMSGTELYERMLKKAPRLKAIMLTGEASKHEAIGALQILNYVRVIDKSQIEELGPAVEIAHARAEAARAMEFDEVEIAKTGIPWLPLFRGSIFYLQGIEILEDSHVPDKEWRYIDEINAGQKKSIEFQFLDKIQITRISEVNTSIESQNAGSIDLGRFAKLETSLNSRIASRLQTQQLLEREVRTTFNQTIELPPEPNDPSEQAIKARSFYIGPETIRLRLRLKEHNLNADMQMVYFLTASHRTGQFFKKQVDTLTDGTQQERVIARLP from the coding sequence ATGAACGATATTAGAGTCCTGTGCGTTGATGATCTGCAAGGCTTAGCAGAAGATTATGCGAAGCTGATAAAAACCAAGACTGGTCTTAATTCTATTGGTGTCTCAAATCCGGATGAAGCGCTCAGCCTATTGGATGCGCATCCAATCGCGATAGTTGTCCTCGACCAGCGCATGCCGCAAATGTCTGGAACTGAACTCTATGAGCGGATGCTGAAGAAAGCGCCTCGGCTAAAAGCAATAATGCTGACCGGCGAGGCGAGTAAACACGAAGCCATCGGTGCATTACAAATTTTGAATTACGTTCGCGTAATCGACAAGTCGCAAATTGAAGAACTGGGACCTGCCGTTGAGATCGCCCATGCGCGCGCAGAGGCCGCGAGAGCAATGGAATTCGACGAAGTAGAAATTGCGAAAACCGGTATCCCTTGGCTGCCCCTCTTCAGAGGTTCAATATTCTACTTGCAGGGCATAGAAATACTAGAGGACTCGCACGTTCCAGACAAAGAATGGAGATATATTGACGAGATCAATGCGGGGCAGAAAAAGTCTATTGAATTTCAATTTCTTGATAAGATTCAGATCACCAGAATTTCTGAGGTCAACACTTCGATTGAAAGTCAGAACGCTGGAAGCATCGATTTAGGGAGGTTTGCCAAGCTAGAGACTTCGCTTAATTCTCGGATTGCATCTCGGCTGCAAACTCAGCAGTTGCTGGAAAGGGAAGTACGAACCACTTTTAACCAAACGATTGAATTACCGCCAGAGCCAAATGACCCTTCAGAACAGGCTATCAAGGCACGTTCATTTTACATCGGCCCAGAAACCATTCGCTTGAGGCTAAGGCTAAAAGAGCATAATCTAAATGCGGATATGCAAATGGTATATTTTCTTACGGCATCGCATCGCACCGGACAGTTTTTTAAGAAACAAGTAGATACACTTACGGATGGAACTCAACAAGAACGAGTAATCGCACGGTTACCCTAG
- a CDS encoding sensor histidine kinase has product MLDEIQTLTFLAAALAAFSAFFSGYLILRTRKNTQFEIEEIRWLMRKIAADSANQQALSLPRSASVEDDPFDLQVRSYIHELTGLRNENARLSAKLYELLDQPSQNTARSLNDRDTHEQVQKDLARDINHALKTPLSRLDTASALLEANVLDPLEASQRINNATQLCYYYLNSFRSLSVDYSPGSDTDHLDFNESVRKAIRIYTSDSGKDLGLQLNVPVSVSAVADYYAIATLMPLIENAVEASPDGGEIKVTGKEVDGELRIEISNHFNETPPRNFEDRGVSSKPHKSNEGLGIAIVRAFLDPLLVGDLQFRVQKKEGILTVLVRMKAR; this is encoded by the coding sequence GTGCTTGATGAAATCCAAACTCTCACATTCTTGGCGGCGGCTCTCGCCGCATTTTCGGCGTTCTTCTCAGGCTATTTGATCCTTCGAACGCGGAAAAACACGCAGTTTGAGATCGAAGAAATCAGATGGTTGATGAGAAAAATAGCTGCCGACTCTGCTAATCAGCAAGCACTCTCATTACCGCGCTCAGCGTCAGTGGAAGACGACCCCTTCGACCTTCAAGTTCGCAGCTATATTCATGAGCTAACAGGTTTACGAAATGAAAATGCTCGCCTGTCGGCAAAGCTATATGAACTGCTTGATCAGCCTTCCCAGAATACTGCCAGGTCATTAAATGATAGAGATACTCATGAGCAGGTCCAAAAAGACTTAGCTCGTGATATAAATCATGCCTTGAAAACGCCACTTTCGCGTTTGGACACTGCCTCAGCTTTGTTGGAAGCAAACGTACTTGATCCACTCGAAGCATCCCAAAGAATAAATAATGCTACCCAGCTTTGCTATTATTACCTCAATTCATTTCGGTCTTTATCTGTGGACTACTCGCCGGGATCTGACACGGATCATCTTGATTTCAACGAAAGCGTACGAAAGGCAATTAGGATCTACACTTCCGATTCAGGAAAGGACTTGGGCCTTCAGCTTAATGTTCCGGTGTCTGTCTCGGCTGTAGCGGATTACTACGCAATCGCCACGTTGATGCCCTTGATAGAAAACGCTGTCGAGGCTTCGCCAGACGGCGGTGAAATAAAAGTGACCGGAAAAGAAGTCGATGGTGAACTTCGGATAGAAATCAGCAATCACTTCAATGAGACTCCTCCGCGAAATTTTGAAGATCGCGGCGTGTCCAGCAAGCCCCATAAGTCAAACGAAGGATTAGGAATTGCTATCGTGCGAGCCTTCTTGGACCCACTATTAGTGGGTGATCTACAGTTTCGGGTACAGAAAAAAGAAGGAATTCTGACAGTATTAGTGAGGATGAAAGCTCGATGA